In Cicer arietinum cultivar CDC Frontier isolate Library 1 chromosome 7, Cicar.CDCFrontier_v2.0, whole genome shotgun sequence, the genomic window AATATGGAGGTTTTGGTGAAATGGGCTCATTTGCCATCATGTGATAACTCTTGGGAGCGAGCTTCCAAGACGGAGGTTTTTCCGTCTTTTCCCCTTGAtaagggggggggggggggggttgGGGGGGTTGTTGTGCTNNNNNNNNNNNNNNNNNNNNNNNNNNNNNNNNNNNNNNNNNNNNNNNNNNNNNNNNNNNNNNNNNNNNNNNNNNNNNNNNNNNNNNNNNNNNNNNNNNNNNNNNNNNNNNNNNNNNNNNNNNNNNNNNNNNNNNNNNNNNNNNNNNNNNNNNNNNNNNNNNNNNNNNNNNNNNNNNNNNNNNNNNNNNNNNNNNNNNNNNNNNNNNNNNNNNNNNNNNNNNNNNNNNNNNNNNNNNNNNNNNNNNNNNNNNNNNNNNNNNNNNNNNNNNNNNNNNNNNNNNNNNNNNNNNNNNNNNNNNNNNNNNNNNNNNNNNNNNNNNNNNNNNNNNNNNNNNNNNNNNNNNNGGGGGGGTATTGATAGGGTTGCTAGTCAAGCAAGGCTTTCTATTAGGAAGGTATATGAGAGAAGGAACCAAACTTAATTGGTAGGTTGTTAGTTATGTTAATTGCTGAGCTGTGCCAGCTGTAAATCCTAACCGGTTAGTTAGGATGGTTAGTATAAATAACAGAAACTTAGTCTTCAATGGAGACGCAATTAGAGAGTTAATTGGTTGGGACTGAATTGCAGGGCAATTCAGTTAGTAAATTTGTAACTGCTACTCTATTCATTTCTGTCAGTTCCAATAATACATTCTTGAGAGAAACCCTtcttgattttctttctttcatctTTTCTGTTTATTTACCTTCAGTTTTACATTCGAGTTCTAACATTGGACTTTTCAGTCCCAGATTCTTATTGTTTCTATATGTAAACTAActtatattgatttttaatgcTCCTGTTTAGGTCTTTAGTTGTTGCACTGTTTCTTATATCCTAACCTCATCTATAGTTGTCAATTTGCTTGAGAAATATATTGGTGAATAATGCATGATTCTTTTGATCTTAAAATAGGTTGACATTTGCCAAATGGGAATGGATCAAAAAACAGTGAATGTGCTTGCCAGAgattattgtgatattgttaAGAGGAAGAAAAAACCCGTTATTTTATCCCACCGTAAGTATTCTCCAGATTTCCTTCCATTCAGCTAGTGtatatttatgttatatattgcTTACTAATTGATTCTGAGATAGTTTTCAGACATGGTACCTGGTCTACAGCAAGGGCAAGAGAAAATGTCAAAAAGTGACCCATTATCATCCATTTTCATGGAAGATGAGGAGGTAAGTTGCTAAGAGGGCTATTAAATACGCTATAAttacaaaatgtttttttttttgtgaatttctaaaatatcagaatatcattttacaaaaaatatttagtatgatggtaaatattttttcaattttttgtaatttttatgttgTAACTGTTCAAACTTTGTATCGTATTTTTGGATATCATAGGCTGAGGTGaatgtgaaaataaaaaagacttaTTGCCCACCCAaaggaaatttttattttctatcatGTCAGATACATATCAATACGCTGATGCGTTCTATAAGTCATTAATACGTGTGAATGCCGTATcaaaagttcattttttttaaagtaaaaaatcattttttatgaaCTCCGGAGTAAAAGCTTTCTTTAATATCTTTATTTCTTGTATATGGCACAAGCTAAATGATTATTTCTTGGAACATGCAGCCTGTAAGGGAACAATTTAGAAAGGACAGCAATGCTAAAGAGCTACTAAAAAGAGTCAAGCTCAGCTTCGTTTGGAATTAGTAAAATGCATCAAGCAATCATTTTGATGTTTGCGTATATGTTTTGTCTATGAATATACACTAAACTGAATTTGTCTTTGGTCTGCAGGCTTACAAGGTCACCACGTAATGTGCTGATTAAAGACTTTAGGCAAAAAATTTATCTGCCAAACAGGcataaaattttcattgttATTAAATGCATTTTCTTTACATGTGAAATATGGCGGATTTGAGATATTTTGATATTGGTAGGAATTTCAAAGCGGAGTTTAGTCAATATTCTAATATTCTTGAGGGGGCAAATATATCTTAGGAATATACTTATATTATTgtgacaattttaaaaaaaatttgttagtGGTGCCGTTTTGAGCTGCACTAACTGAGATCAATCCACCGCGAATAGCTAATATAGCTGGAAAACATAATGTGTATAAATATAATCTGAAGCTACAATATGTAAACACATCTTATACTTATAATcaggaaaataaaattttgtagaTGGCCTTGGCACCTCCTATCCTATCATCTTTGGGTGTTAAGCCCTATGGCACGTGTAAAAAACAGTAGTAAAGAATTTAGCTATAGAAgagaagaaataaataaagaaaaaacaatgaagttCGAATACGCAAGGCTTGAAactaattgtaaaatttaaattcgCAATATAGTCACGTACTTGCTTACCAAATTCTGTCAagaagaatattatttttatagttttatcaTATGATCTTTTCTATTATTTCAAGATGTGGATTGAGCTTCTATAATCAAGTTGAAGCCTAACTAGATGCCTTTCGATTTTAAGAGCAATGAAAAGAAACAAAGAACCATGGTTATTTTGTTTAAGTAATTCAGGGAAGCTAGCCCTACTTTTCCTTTCAATAATGATACATATACAtcctaattttttatatatcaattcaacaca contains:
- the LOC113784411 gene encoding tyrosine--tRNA ligase 1, cytoplasmic-like isoform X1, giving the protein MGMDQKTVNVLARDYCDIVKRKKKPVILSHHMVPGLQQGQEKMSKSDPLSSIFMEDEEPVREQFRKDSNAKELLKRVKLSFVWN
- the LOC113784411 gene encoding uncharacterized protein isoform X2; its protein translation is MCLPEIIVILLRGRKNPLFYPTFSDMVPGLQQGQEKMSKSDPLSSIFMEDEEPVREQFRKDSNAKELLKRVKLSFVWN